From the Montipora capricornis isolate CH-2021 chromosome 2, ASM3666992v2, whole genome shotgun sequence genome, one window contains:
- the LOC138039176 gene encoding uncharacterized protein: MEYFLFVFILLSPISGVPVYNSHEGRMESKVVDFADRVGEVGEEYNEKTEVDPNKRTELFHGVRAHPGVDRSDTLHDFKQDIEDLRENRGCPCLRTCGSCYCCVVR, translated from the exons ATGGAGTACTTTTTATTCGTCTTCATCTTGTTAAGTCCTATTTCTGGTGTCCCTGTTTACAATAGCCACGAGGGAAGAATGGAGTCCAAG GTCGTGGATTTCGCTGACCGAGTTGGTGAGGTCGGTGAAGAATACAACGAGAAGACCGAGGTGGATCCAAACAAGCGAACAGAATTGTTTCACGGCGTTCGCGCTCATCCTGGAGTGGATCGCAGTGACACCTTACATGATTTCAAACAA GATATTGAAGATTTGCGTGAAAACCGTGGATGCCCTTGCTTAAGAACATGTGGCTCTTGTTATTGTTGTGTCGTGCGTTAA